A part of Chitinivorax sp. B genomic DNA contains:
- a CDS encoding efflux RND transporter periplasmic adaptor subunit — MDNDISKLKIERQPLLATPRKSRHLGRWIGIGIAVLVVTGIGFSMANRPTSVQLTSVTQAYPSQAITVLNATGYVVAQRKASIASKATGRLEWLGVREGSTVKAGELIARLENADLKANVAQAAANIDVARARLQEARAELQDASRAHDRALDLKQQNFISNAELDQVKARLDRAKATVAGAQSGIGAAAAGTEAAKVAVANTEIRAPFDGVILTKNANVGDVVAPFSSSAEAKAAVVTMADLSTLEVEADVAESSIGKVKVGMPCEIQLDALPDVRLKGVVASQVPSVDRSKATVMFKIRFVEKSDRVLPEMSAKVAFLERELTSHERTPKMAVNPAALAGDGKEATLWQIVDGKLKRVPVQRGEKLGDLQTISGPVKIGDKVISKPTDHLKEGGAAVVAEK; from the coding sequence CGAACGTCAGCCATTGTTGGCCACACCCCGCAAGTCGCGTCATCTTGGTCGTTGGATCGGCATTGGCATTGCCGTACTGGTCGTCACCGGTATTGGCTTCAGCATGGCCAACCGCCCCACCAGTGTACAGCTGACCTCCGTTACCCAAGCTTATCCGTCACAAGCCATTACTGTATTGAATGCCACTGGCTACGTGGTCGCACAGCGTAAGGCATCCATTGCATCCAAGGCCACTGGCCGGTTGGAATGGCTGGGCGTGCGTGAAGGGTCAACAGTCAAGGCGGGCGAATTGATTGCCCGGCTGGAAAATGCCGACCTGAAAGCCAATGTGGCCCAAGCTGCTGCCAATATCGACGTGGCACGGGCTCGCCTGCAGGAAGCTCGGGCCGAATTGCAGGATGCCAGCCGCGCCCACGACCGCGCCCTGGATTTGAAGCAGCAGAACTTCATCTCCAACGCTGAACTGGATCAGGTCAAAGCACGGCTGGATCGAGCCAAAGCAACCGTGGCTGGTGCCCAATCTGGCATCGGGGCTGCTGCCGCCGGTACCGAAGCGGCCAAAGTGGCGGTTGCCAATACCGAAATCCGCGCACCGTTCGATGGCGTGATCCTGACCAAGAATGCCAATGTCGGTGACGTGGTCGCCCCTTTTTCATCCAGTGCAGAAGCCAAAGCAGCGGTGGTCACCATGGCAGATTTGAGCACATTGGAAGTAGAAGCCGATGTGGCGGAATCCAGCATTGGCAAGGTCAAGGTGGGCATGCCTTGTGAAATTCAGTTGGATGCACTGCCAGATGTCCGTTTGAAAGGCGTGGTGGCCAGCCAGGTACCCTCCGTGGATCGGTCCAAGGCAACCGTCATGTTCAAGATCCGCTTTGTCGAGAAGAGTGACAGAGTCTTGCCGGAAATGAGTGCCAAAGTGGCTTTTCTGGAACGGGAACTGACCAGCCACGAAAGAACACCGAAAATGGCCGTCAACCCGGCCGCACTGGCTGGGGATGGCAAGGAAGCGACGTTATGGCAAATTGTCGACGGTAAGCTCAAGCGTGTGCCTGTACAACGTGGCGAAAAGTTAGGTGACCTGCAAACCATCAGCGGCCCGGTCAAAATTGGCGACAAGGTGATCAGTAAGCCCACCGATCACTTGAAAGAAGGTGGTGCTGCCGTGGTGGCTGAAAAATGA
- a CDS encoding ABC transporter ATP-binding protein encodes MSVAVSLINVAKSYQRGDQIVPVLTDISFGINNGDFLGLMGPSGSGKSTLLNLIAGIDKPSSGQILVSGQDISRLSESALADWRAGNVGFIFQFYNLMPVLTALENVELPLMLTGLSAHQRRAHAEAALSMVGLADRIKHYPNELSGGQQQRVAIARAIVTDPALIVADEPTGDLDRKSAGEILDLLDQLNTQLGKTIIMVTHDQRAAERAHAVRHLEKGELSSLELHES; translated from the coding sequence ATGAGCGTGGCCGTTTCCCTGATCAATGTTGCCAAAAGTTACCAACGTGGCGACCAGATTGTGCCGGTACTGACCGACATTTCCTTCGGCATCAACAATGGCGATTTTCTGGGGTTGATGGGGCCCTCCGGCTCCGGCAAATCAACCCTGTTGAATCTGATCGCCGGTATCGACAAACCCAGCTCCGGCCAGATCCTGGTTTCAGGGCAGGACATTTCCCGCTTGAGCGAATCAGCGTTGGCCGATTGGCGTGCAGGCAATGTTGGCTTCATTTTCCAGTTCTATAACCTGATGCCAGTACTGACTGCTCTGGAAAATGTCGAACTGCCGCTGATGCTGACCGGTCTGAGCGCCCACCAGCGACGTGCCCATGCAGAAGCGGCGCTCAGCATGGTGGGCCTGGCCGACCGCATCAAGCACTACCCTAACGAACTATCCGGTGGCCAACAGCAGCGGGTCGCCATTGCCCGCGCCATTGTCACGGACCCAGCCTTGATTGTGGCAGACGAACCCACCGGCGACCTGGACCGTAAATCGGCCGGCGAGATTCTCGACCTGCTGGATCAACTGAATACCCAGCTGGGCAAAACCATCATCATGGTGACACACGACCAGCGCGCTGCCGAACGCGCCCATGCCGTCCGGCATCTGGA